The genomic DNA CGCATGAAAAACATAATCAACGCCATTCATTGCGTACTTCAAACTTGCAAGATCTCGAACATCACCGATATAAAACTTTAATTTGTCATTGTTATAGACTTTACGCATATCATCTTGCTTTTTTTCATCGCGAGAAAAGATACGAACTTCTTGAATATCTGTATGTAAAAAGCGCTCCATAACTGCATTTCCAAATGACCCTGTTCCGCCAGTTATTAATAGTGTTTTATCTTTAAACATAATATCTCATCCTATCTGTCAAAATGCTTCATGATAATTTCATAAGTTTTAGATACATGAAAATGTTCTTCCAGGTATTCCCGCCCGTTGTTACCCAGAATATGCAAAAGATTTCTTTCGTCTTTAATTGTTTCAACCGTCTTTTTAAACAATTCCAAATTACCCGCTGGAGAGAAATATCCGCATTTTGCATCTTTAATGATTTCTTTCAAATCCGTATTCATATCTGTAACAGCTAACACTGGCTTTGAACTATTCATATATGCCGTCAGTCTGGAGGGGATGTTCGGGATTGTAAATCTTTCATCCAAATAGATCATCCCAATATCCGCCGCTTTTACTAATTCATTATACTGTGCTTTCGGCATATACGTTTCCAAGCTAATATTAGTTGGGTTATTTAATGCTATATATTGTTGAATTTTATTGAAGTCCGTTCCGGAACCCACGATTAAAAAATAGACATCTTTCTGATTTTTATATTGATCTAGTGATTTTATAAGAAAGTCTATTCCTTGTGGTTTACCCAAATTCCCACCGTAGATGAACAATAATGCTTCATCTGGTATACGATAAAGCTTCCTTACCGTTCCTTCCCTCTCTTCATTTTTTATTTCCGTAGGAATTATTGTATTTGGATTCACTTCAATCTTATTAACATCAATTTCAGGATTATGCTCTATTAAATAATTTTTATTCCCTTCAGACATACATCCTATAAAATCACTTATTCGATAAAGCGCTTTTTCTTTTTTCTTAAAGTATTTATGAATAATACTGTTTTCTTTTATAATAGATATATCTACCGCATTTTGAGGGAATATATCTTTCAATAATAAATACGTTGTAGAATACTGTGTCTTCTTAAAATACTTAATAACTTTCTCAAAAGTTATAGGCGGCGTGGAATACAGTACAAGGTCAAACCTTTTGTTAGTTAACTGACTTTTTATCGCTTTAATGAATTGGTTTTCTAACCGAAGGGTACTAATCCCTTTTTCTATCATGTTAGTCTTTGTCACATTCCCCGTTCGAACCCTCAATACTGGTATTGATCGATGTGATACCAATTCCGTTGGTTTATTACTTCTTTTTTCCCTTTGACAAACTACCGTGACATCATGTCCGTTCTTTTTAAACTCTGACATCAAATCAGTATATAAATTCGTTTGCGTTTCACTTTCCGGATATGCCAATGTAACCAATAATATATTCA from Sporosarcina sp. FSL K6-1522 includes the following:
- a CDS encoding glycosyltransferase family 4 protein, which produces MNILLVTLAYPESETQTNLYTDLMSEFKKNGHDVTVVCQREKRSNKPTELVSHRSIPVLRVRTGNVTKTNMIEKGISTLRLENQFIKAIKSQLTNKRFDLVLYSTPPITFEKVIKYFKKTQYSTTYLLLKDIFPQNAVDISIIKENSIIHKYFKKKEKALYRISDFIGCMSEGNKNYLIEHNPEIDVNKIEVNPNTIIPTEIKNEEREGTVRKLYRIPDEALLFIYGGNLGKPQGIDFLIKSLDQYKNQKDVYFLIVGSGTDFNKIQQYIALNNPTNISLETYMPKAQYNELVKAADIGMIYLDERFTIPNIPSRLTAYMNSSKPVLAVTDMNTDLKEIIKDAKCGYFSPAGNLELFKKTVETIKDERNLLHILGNNGREYLEEHFHVSKTYEIIMKHFDR